From a region of the Methylomonas rapida genome:
- a CDS encoding polysaccharide export protein produces the protein MHESMMGSKVNAVLSRLGLSILLSLAVIGCSQPLLEDVYQASDYTYKIGPGDSVNIFVWGNPELSTSAPVRPDGKITVPLVEELLASGKTPFELARDIEKVLSVYVKSPQVVVMVSGFKGVRDQQIRVIGRIGGGSGGGMGGGMGGGMGGGMGGGMGGGMGGGMGGGLGRYQGKAIPYERGMTLLDVIIEIGLNQFADGNRASVIREVDGDLKSYRVRIDDLIDNVDLSANVLMMPGDILIIPDAFF, from the coding sequence GTGCATGAAAGTATGATGGGGTCTAAGGTTAACGCCGTATTGAGTCGATTGGGGCTGTCTATTTTGTTGTCTCTTGCGGTCATAGGCTGTTCACAGCCGTTATTGGAAGACGTGTACCAGGCATCTGATTACACTTATAAAATTGGTCCCGGCGATAGTGTAAACATCTTTGTATGGGGAAATCCTGAGTTATCCACTTCCGCACCTGTTCGTCCGGATGGAAAAATAACGGTTCCGCTTGTAGAAGAGTTGCTTGCGAGCGGTAAAACACCTTTTGAGTTGGCCAGAGATATCGAAAAGGTACTATCGGTCTATGTCAAAAGCCCTCAAGTCGTAGTCATGGTGTCCGGTTTCAAAGGGGTCAGAGATCAGCAAATTCGAGTAATAGGACGAATTGGTGGTGGAAGTGGTGGCGGCATGGGTGGCGGCATGGGTGGCGGCATGGGTGGCGGCATGGGTGGCGGCATGGGTGGCGGCATGGGTGGCGGCATGGGTGGTGGATTAGGACGTTATCAGGGAAAAGCCATACCTTATGAAAGAGGGATGACATTGTTGGATGTAATTATCGAAATTGGGTTAAATCAATTCGCCGACGGCAATCGCGCTAGTGTCATTCGAGAAGTGGACGGGGACTTGAAATCATATCGCGTGCGTATCGATGATTTAATCGATAATGTGGATTTATCTGCAAACGTTCTGATGATGCCAGGGGATATTTTAATTATTCCAGATGCTTTCTTTTAA